The following coding sequences lie in one Silene latifolia isolate original U9 population chromosome 5, ASM4854445v1, whole genome shotgun sequence genomic window:
- the LOC141655499 gene encoding uncharacterized protein LOC141655499, translating into MGTRPKVRWDGVIWNEWVIPKHQFMGWLLAHVAFKTKDKLIRYGVDIDDSCWLCGQASEDLEHLFFGCDYSFRIVQHLQQKTGLSLPVGNILDWCMQATGTKMQRGVKAGMILGAIYHVWHHRNKCRIEGVLLRPQKVATNIVDDMKLRVQGRDRHKLTILELDWLKEIGLM; encoded by the coding sequence ATGGGGACTCGTCCTAAGGTGAGATGGGATGGGGTGATATGGAATGAATGGGTGATCCCAAAGCATCAATTCATGGGATGGCTTCTTGCCCATGTAGCTTTCAAAACCAAAGATAAGTTGATCAGGTATGGGGTGGACATTGATGATAGCTGCTGGTTATGTGGACAGGCATCAGAAGATTTGGAACACCTATTCTTTGGGTGTGATTACAGCTTCAGGATAGTTCAACATCTGCAGCAGAAAACTGGTTTAAGTCTACCAGTTGGCAATATACTGGACTGGTGTATGCAAGCTACTGGCACTAAGATGCAGAGGGGGGTGAAGGCAGGAATGATCTTGGGAGCTATATACCATGTATGGCATCATAGAAATAAATGCAGGATTGAGGGTGTTCTTCTAAGGCCACAGAAGGTTGCTACAAATATTGTTGATGACATGAAGCTGAGAGTCCAAGGTAGAGACAGGCACAAGCTTACTATCTTAGAACTAGATTGGCTTAAAGAAATTGGACTTATGTAA